A single window of Sphingomonas sp. IW22 DNA harbors:
- a CDS encoding response regulator produces MSDSTPKLNLLIVEDEALIAMTVKDALLSYGHTVVGIADTVTSALDISRSCPVDLALCDVRLANGDSGIDAADGLAQQGIPVVYLSGNCPPDAVSPLVVGCISKPFHTAGLNSAVLVSYQIAKGGERIEVPPALTLYN; encoded by the coding sequence ATGTCTGATAGCACTCCGAAGCTCAACCTGCTGATTGTAGAGGACGAGGCGCTGATCGCGATGACGGTTAAGGACGCCCTGCTCTCGTACGGCCATACCGTCGTGGGCATTGCCGATACCGTGACGTCAGCTCTCGATATTTCACGATCGTGCCCGGTCGACCTAGCTCTTTGCGACGTGCGATTGGCAAATGGCGACAGCGGCATCGATGCAGCGGACGGGCTGGCGCAGCAGGGCATCCCTGTCGTTTACTTGAGCGGCAACTGCCCACCAGATGCGGTCAGCCCGCTTGTAGTCGGCTGCATCAGCAAGCCATTCCATACCGCCGGCCTCAATTCGGCGGTCTTAGTGAGTTATCAGATTGCAAAAGGCGGTGAGCGAATTGAGGTGCCACCAGCGCTGACGCTCTACAATTGA
- a CDS encoding PAS domain S-box protein — MSTADTNKQPPAETFQLLVDAVTDYALYMLDPEGRVITWNAGARRFKGYEADEIIGQHFSKFFLPDDQRSGLPARILKTAAEQKRFEMEGWRLRKDGERFLAHVIVDAIHDENGSLMGFAKITRDITEKRRLEQATYDSALQLKMLVEGVRDHAIYMLDPHGRITSWNSGAQAIKGYEEREVLGQHFSLFYTEEDRGRGAPDIALKTALRDGKFEAEAQRVRKDGSPFWAHVVIDPIYNEAGEHVGFAKITRDVSEKKQAEQELRHTQEALLQSQKLQALGELAGGIAHDFNNLMTVMRGSADFLLNQPDLPLEKRNRYLSVMLETAERATSLTSQLLAFARRQPLEPEVMDLSVRLDAMGEMLQRTLGSVYDLQLDLAPALWPVEIDPTGLEAALLNAVLNARDAMPDGGRITISTANATREQGDGVLLSIQDTGEGIPAETLERVFEPFFTTKPTGKGTGLGLSQIHGYAVQSGGSARIESEVGKGTLVELWLPRTEKQRQNEQASAGDAVLPKGLRVLLVEDSEHVRYFARQLLEDLGCEVVEASEGHEALRLIGEYEVHLIFSDIVMPGMSGLELATQIKESRSELPILLASGYSSKQFIPINERKFPILRKPYKLETLAAGIKQLVNASPSSRPDAEPT, encoded by the coding sequence TTGAGCACAGCTGACACCAACAAACAGCCTCCAGCCGAGACGTTCCAGCTGCTGGTGGACGCTGTGACGGATTACGCGCTTTACATGCTGGACCCTGAGGGGCGCGTCATCACTTGGAACGCTGGCGCACGCCGCTTCAAGGGATACGAGGCTGACGAGATCATTGGCCAACACTTCTCCAAGTTCTTCCTGCCGGACGATCAGCGGAGCGGCCTGCCCGCCCGCATCCTGAAGACGGCTGCGGAGCAGAAGCGGTTCGAGATGGAGGGATGGCGGCTTCGCAAAGATGGAGAGAGGTTCCTCGCGCATGTCATCGTAGATGCCATTCATGACGAGAATGGGTCACTTATGGGCTTCGCCAAGATCACTCGGGACATAACCGAGAAGCGGCGCCTCGAGCAGGCTACCTATGATAGCGCGCTTCAGCTCAAGATGCTGGTCGAGGGCGTGCGGGATCACGCTATCTACATGCTCGATCCGCATGGCAGGATCACCAGTTGGAACTCCGGCGCACAAGCGATCAAGGGGTACGAGGAACGAGAGGTGCTGGGGCAGCACTTCTCCCTCTTCTACACTGAAGAGGACCGTGGTCGCGGAGCTCCGGACATTGCTTTGAAGACAGCCTTGCGGGATGGGAAGTTCGAAGCAGAGGCTCAACGGGTTCGGAAAGACGGCTCGCCGTTCTGGGCTCACGTGGTGATCGACCCTATCTACAATGAAGCGGGCGAGCATGTCGGCTTTGCGAAGATCACGCGCGACGTAAGCGAGAAGAAGCAGGCAGAGCAGGAACTACGCCATACCCAAGAGGCACTGCTTCAATCGCAGAAGCTGCAGGCCTTGGGCGAGCTTGCCGGTGGCATCGCACACGACTTCAACAATCTGATGACGGTGATGCGCGGCTCAGCGGACTTCTTGCTGAACCAGCCGGACCTGCCCCTGGAAAAGCGTAACCGCTATTTGAGCGTCATGCTGGAGACGGCTGAGCGGGCGACCAGTTTGACATCGCAGTTGCTCGCCTTCGCTCGCCGCCAGCCGCTTGAGCCTGAGGTCATGGATCTCAGCGTCCGGCTGGATGCCATGGGAGAAATGCTTCAGCGCACGCTCGGCAGCGTCTACGATCTGCAGCTTGATCTTGCCCCGGCGCTGTGGCCAGTCGAGATCGATCCAACGGGGCTCGAAGCGGCATTGCTGAACGCGGTCCTGAACGCCCGCGATGCCATGCCGGATGGTGGCCGGATCACCATCTCGACCGCGAATGCCACGCGGGAACAGGGTGACGGCGTTCTGCTGTCGATCCAGGACACCGGCGAAGGCATCCCGGCCGAGACCCTGGAGCGCGTCTTCGAGCCGTTCTTCACCACCAAGCCGACCGGCAAAGGCACTGGCCTCGGCCTCTCGCAGATTCACGGCTACGCGGTGCAGTCGGGCGGATCAGCCCGCATCGAGTCCGAAGTGGGCAAAGGCACGCTGGTCGAGCTATGGCTGCCCCGAACGGAGAAGCAGCGCCAGAACGAGCAAGCGTCGGCCGGTGACGCCGTGCTCCCCAAGGGGCTTAGAGTTCTGCTCGTGGAAGACAGCGAGCATGTCCGATACTTCGCGCGCCAACTGCTCGAGGATCTCGGCTGTGAGGTGGTCGAGGCGTCCGAGGGGCACGAAGCGCTGCGCCTGATCGGAGAATATGAAGTCCATCTCATATTCTCCGACATCGTTATGCCTGGCATGAGCGGGCTCGAATTGGCCACCCAGATAAAGGAGTCGCGAAGCGAGCTGCCCATCCTGCTCGCCAGCGGCTACAGCAGCAAGCAGTTCATACCCATCAACGAGCGCAAGTTTCCGATACTGCGCAAGCCGTACAAGCTTGAAACTCTAGCCGCTGGCATCAAGCAGTTGGTCAATGCGTCCCCGTCATCGCGACCAGACGCGGAACCGACTTGA
- a CDS encoding RNA polymerase sigma factor translates to MHFEEQLLDHLPRLRRFAHALARNGADADDLLQASVERALQRREQWEPGTRLDSWMYRLMRNLWIDTVRAETRRGETFVAPDAGDLIGADGNQESVVELGKVGAALRRLPPEQREAVALVVIEGFAYKEAAEILDIPIGTLTSRLVRGREALMARLGEAA, encoded by the coding sequence TTGCACTTCGAGGAGCAACTGCTCGACCACCTGCCGCGGTTGCGCCGCTTCGCCCATGCGCTGGCGCGCAATGGCGCGGATGCGGACGATCTGCTGCAGGCCTCGGTTGAGCGGGCGCTGCAGCGGCGCGAGCAATGGGAACCGGGCACGCGACTGGACAGCTGGATGTACCGCCTAATGCGCAATCTGTGGATCGACACCGTCCGCGCTGAAACCCGCCGCGGCGAGACCTTCGTGGCGCCCGACGCCGGCGACCTCATTGGTGCGGACGGCAATCAGGAATCGGTGGTCGAACTCGGCAAGGTCGGCGCCGCGCTGCGTCGGCTACCCCCCGAACAGCGCGAGGCGGTTGCGCTCGTCGTGATCGAGGGGTTCGCGTACAAGGAAGCCGCCGAAATCCTCGACATTCCGATAGGCACGCTCACCTCGCGGCTGGTGCGCGGGCGCGAGGCGCTGATGGCGCGGCTGGGAGAAGCGGCATGA
- a CDS encoding diguanylate cyclase, whose protein sequence is MFESFPGFPRRAIAPLVTGVVYYFAAVIALSLAGGPDEIGMIWPPSGILFAAMLASGKGNAQYHLATAGLASLIANLQADNTAYVSVAFTVANLVESAFGAWLLRSRFRSRVSFNDPKALIYFCVAATASTAVGATTAALLAPATALSFWLNWFSTDLLGVLIVTPMILIIGRELYRSPIRTALRSIPKALLVFATVALAGLLAFFQDSYPLLSLPMLAVLFASLALGPLGAAVGVLIVASISTVALVFGQGPIVTVYAESLVRSLFLQLYLLVLFAGALPVAALLAARKQLLERLAQEMRLLQLAESAAQVGHWRLEIATNTLTWSDEVYRIHGLTRFQPATVESALAAYHPEDVGVVTAHLNQSIAEGREFEFTARIIRPDGEVRHVFSKGEIDRGDGDHSAGLFGIIRDITAQVVHESALTDARAKAENAAREATILAETDQLTGISNRRKTTFVLDEEVRKFEASGKPLSVVSFDIDHFKRVNDSHGHHIGDEVIVRVAARAASELRRGDLIGRMGGEEFLILLPEATSQAALAIAERVRLAIESEMVEPRVTISAGVGVLQPGEAADAVLRRADRALYVAKEAGRNAVKLAEPS, encoded by the coding sequence ATGTTCGAGTCTTTCCCTGGCTTTCCGCGGCGAGCGATTGCGCCACTCGTCACGGGCGTCGTTTATTATTTCGCAGCGGTTATTGCCCTTTCGTTGGCCGGGGGCCCCGATGAAATTGGGATGATCTGGCCGCCCAGCGGCATCTTGTTTGCGGCGATGCTTGCGTCCGGCAAAGGTAACGCGCAGTATCATCTGGCCACTGCCGGGTTGGCGAGCCTGATTGCCAATTTGCAGGCCGATAACACGGCGTATGTGTCCGTTGCGTTCACTGTCGCAAACCTGGTGGAATCGGCATTCGGCGCGTGGCTGTTGCGGTCACGGTTCAGGTCGCGCGTCTCGTTCAACGACCCCAAAGCGCTGATCTATTTCTGTGTTGCAGCGACGGCCTCGACGGCGGTTGGCGCAACGACCGCGGCGTTGCTTGCGCCTGCAACAGCGCTGTCGTTCTGGTTGAACTGGTTCTCAACCGATCTTCTGGGCGTGCTAATTGTTACCCCCATGATTCTGATCATCGGACGCGAGCTGTATCGCAGCCCGATCAGAACTGCACTGCGGTCTATTCCCAAGGCATTACTAGTTTTTGCAACGGTCGCGCTTGCAGGTTTGCTAGCCTTTTTCCAAGACAGCTATCCGCTGCTTTCGCTACCAATGCTGGCAGTGCTGTTCGCGTCATTGGCGCTTGGCCCGTTAGGCGCGGCGGTTGGCGTATTGATCGTCGCGTCGATCAGCACGGTGGCGCTGGTGTTTGGTCAAGGACCGATCGTGACTGTCTATGCCGAGTCACTGGTGCGTAGTTTGTTTCTTCAGCTTTATCTGCTGGTCCTGTTTGCTGGCGCCCTGCCGGTTGCTGCGCTGCTCGCGGCCCGAAAACAGCTGCTTGAACGGCTGGCACAGGAAATGCGTCTGCTGCAGTTGGCCGAGAGTGCCGCTCAGGTGGGCCACTGGCGACTAGAGATCGCGACGAATACGCTGACATGGTCCGACGAGGTTTATCGAATTCATGGCCTTACGAGGTTTCAACCGGCAACTGTGGAAAGTGCGCTTGCCGCGTATCATCCTGAAGACGTTGGAGTCGTTACGGCGCACCTGAACCAGTCGATTGCGGAAGGGCGGGAGTTTGAGTTCACTGCGCGTATTATCCGTCCTGACGGCGAGGTTCGGCACGTCTTTTCGAAGGGAGAGATCGACCGAGGGGATGGTGATCATTCGGCAGGTTTGTTCGGGATAATCCGGGATATCACGGCGCAAGTCGTTCATGAGAGCGCGCTGACGGACGCCCGCGCCAAAGCCGAAAATGCTGCACGTGAAGCGACCATCTTGGCGGAGACCGATCAACTTACCGGTATCTCAAACCGCCGAAAGACAACGTTCGTCCTGGACGAGGAAGTGCGAAAATTCGAGGCTTCGGGAAAACCGTTATCGGTTGTCAGTTTTGACATTGATCACTTCAAGCGGGTCAACGACAGCCACGGCCATCATATAGGCGACGAGGTGATCGTTCGGGTGGCGGCGAGGGCAGCATCGGAATTGCGCAGGGGCGATCTTATCGGCCGAATGGGTGGCGAAGAGTTCCTGATCCTGCTGCCCGAGGCGACGTCCCAAGCTGCACTTGCGATCGCCGAGCGCGTTCGGCTCGCAATCGAGAGCGAAATGGTCGAACCGCGGGTGACGATAAGCGCCGGTGTCGGCGTTTTGCAACCGGGGGAGGCCGCTGATGCCGTTTTGAGACGGGCGGACAGGGCGCTTTACGTTGCGAAGGAGGCGGGGCGAAACGCGGTCAAGCTGGCTGAGCCGTCGTAG
- a CDS encoding transposase: protein MVLGCPMLCPPHAVSLKHHDNWRGLRVQRHAADTPFRHWRWHLEEMYVKLSGEMAYPWRAVNHEGEVLESYITRTRDKKAALTFVKRPLKRHGAPEAITTDRLRSYRAAMDELGNRQKHETGRRANNRVENSHLPFRRRERAMLRFRQMKTLQRFAGVHANVHNHFNLERHLVDRQTYKDRHSAAWAEWQLLAS, encoded by the coding sequence ATGGTTCTCGGCTGTCCCATGCTCTGCCCTCCTCATGCTGTTTCCCTCAAACACCACGATAACTGGCGGGGGCTTCGCGTCCAGCGTCACGCGGCCGACACCCCCTTTCGGCATTGGCGTTGGCACCTGGAAGAGATGTATGTGAAACTTAGCGGCGAGATGGCCTACCCGTGGCGAGCAGTGAATCATGAAGGCGAGGTGCTGGAGAGCTACATCACCCGCACTCGCGACAAGAAGGCCGCGCTCACCTTCGTGAAGCGGCCGTTAAAGCGCCATGGCGCTCCCGAGGCGATCACTACCGATAGGCTTCGTTCGTACCGCGCAGCAATGGACGAGCTCGGGAATCGGCAAAAGCATGAGACAGGTCGCCGGGCCAACAACAGAGTGGAGAACAGCCACCTTCCCTTCCGACGACGAGAGCGAGCGATGCTGCGATTCAGGCAGATGAAGACGCTGCAAAGGTTCGCCGGCGTTCACGCCAACGTCCACAACCACTTCAACCTCGAACGCCACCTTGTTGACCGCCAGACTTACAAGGATCGACACTCCGCCGCATGGGCGGAGTGGCAGCTCCTCGCAAGCTAA
- a CDS encoding LuxR C-terminal-related transcriptional regulator — protein MFTESSLDRRNSDERELIRSIRLSPIASIVTNPTVHDNPIIAANRQFELLTGYFEKELVGRNCRILAGPETERMHSAALAQAVATATPIVIELVNYRKDGSKFLNAVMIAPVFNEEGDLAYFVGSQMEVAEGQSHDLRMSAAARIDQLTKQQQTVLRLMARGMRNRQIGDQLGLTEKTIKMHRSALFKRLGVSSAAEAMRLAIEAGF, from the coding sequence ATGTTTACCGAGAGCAGTTTGGACAGGCGTAACAGCGACGAACGGGAGCTCATCCGGTCCATCCGGCTCTCGCCAATCGCATCGATCGTCACAAATCCCACGGTTCACGACAATCCGATCATCGCGGCTAACCGGCAGTTCGAGCTCCTTACCGGCTATTTCGAAAAGGAGCTGGTCGGTCGCAACTGCCGCATTCTGGCGGGGCCGGAGACCGAGCGGATGCACTCCGCGGCTCTTGCTCAAGCAGTCGCCACAGCGACCCCCATCGTGATCGAGCTTGTCAATTACCGAAAGGACGGCAGCAAATTCCTGAACGCCGTCATGATCGCTCCTGTCTTCAACGAAGAAGGGGATCTAGCCTATTTTGTTGGCAGCCAGATGGAGGTCGCTGAAGGCCAGAGCCACGATCTCCGTATGTCAGCTGCGGCTAGGATTGATCAGCTTACAAAGCAGCAGCAGACCGTTCTGCGCCTGATGGCACGAGGCATGCGCAACCGTCAGATCGGCGATCAGCTGGGCCTCACCGAGAAGACCATCAAGATGCACCGAAGCGCGCTGTTCAAGCGGCTGGGCGTATCCAGTGCGGCTGAAGCGATGCGGCTGGCGATCGAGGCGGGGTTCTAG
- a CDS encoding histidine kinase dimerization/phosphoacceptor domain -containing protein — protein sequence MALEQQVNIPKGGPVLDPDLPQRRLALVAEAAERLLAADDPARMVDELFALIQTELRLDVFFNYRLEENRLLLEAHGGLTPEEAVAGAELELGQAVCGCAARDRQRFHVTGVQKSDDPLVAFVRQVGLDAYACTPLLHGDTLIGTLGFGRRWADRFTDDELRFLHTLCHFVELAKYRFMVEQKLRTGFEQRNRLLSELNHRVRNALQLAVSVVRLEAASARGEAFLNALNRAVERIEVIASAHRPIYASEDFSIVNIFDLLGAVGEAATDQKLTVTGARDVNLPIEQGVALALLVHTALAESSAANEPATVEVVRGHARRGRRLS from the coding sequence ATGGCGCTTGAGCAACAGGTTAATATCCCAAAGGGCGGGCCGGTCTTAGATCCTGACCTACCGCAGCGGCGTCTAGCCTTGGTAGCGGAGGCGGCAGAGCGGCTTCTTGCGGCGGACGATCCCGCTCGGATGGTCGATGAGCTCTTCGCGCTAATCCAGACAGAACTGCGGCTGGACGTGTTCTTCAACTATCGTCTGGAAGAGAATCGCCTGTTGCTCGAAGCCCATGGTGGCCTCACTCCCGAAGAGGCGGTCGCCGGGGCCGAGCTCGAGCTGGGTCAGGCTGTGTGTGGTTGCGCCGCCCGGGATCGGCAGCGCTTCCATGTAACGGGCGTACAAAAGTCCGATGATCCGCTGGTCGCGTTCGTTCGGCAGGTTGGGCTAGACGCGTACGCGTGCACTCCGCTCCTACACGGGGACACCTTAATCGGGACGCTTGGTTTCGGACGACGGTGGGCCGACCGCTTCACCGATGATGAACTGCGGTTCCTCCATACGCTTTGCCATTTCGTAGAGTTGGCTAAGTACCGCTTCATGGTCGAACAGAAGTTGCGGACCGGGTTTGAGCAAAGGAATAGACTCCTTTCCGAGCTAAACCACCGCGTGCGTAATGCTCTGCAGCTTGCGGTAAGCGTCGTCCGTCTTGAAGCAGCGTCAGCAAGGGGCGAAGCTTTCTTGAACGCGCTAAACAGAGCCGTCGAGCGCATTGAGGTAATCGCGTCCGCCCATCGGCCGATCTACGCATCGGAAGACTTCAGCATCGTCAACATCTTCGATCTACTTGGCGCCGTCGGCGAGGCCGCGACGGATCAAAAGCTAACGGTGACAGGCGCGCGGGATGTAAATCTACCGATTGAGCAGGGGGTGGCGTTGGCACTACTCGTCCATACAGCGCTCGCGGAAAGCTCGGCAGCGAACGAACCGGCCACCGTCGAAGTCGTTCGAGGACATGCGCGACGTGGACGGCGGTTGAGTTGA
- a CDS encoding S8 family serine peptidase, whose protein sequence is MKWTGLIALALCLMGPAQAQLLPQLPRVGGVVDRVNGVLPKVSERLGDAQSLVRAQTDRVRDLVRRHPDRVAIDPEGNAVRANELIVLDADETVTQAATARGFRLIERIELDELGVGYARFATPRGMGLARALKQLRAVANGREVSADPLYFASGGVGAPATGSAIQAGGAKGRIGIVDGAVPPGTPGLARQQSFAQGGPRPNDHAAAIASLLTGGGGVRASAPGARLHVADVYGGDPAGGNAAAIGQALAWMTRERVPVVVVSLAGPRNPLLGRIVAAARRLGTVIVAAVGNDGPAAKPAYPASYPEAIAVTGVDARGRVLIEAGRAAKLDYAAPGADLLGLGLDGKARKLRGTSFAAPFVAARFSAQLGEDIAGALAGLDREAKGRGKRGLGRGVLCGDCATRPR, encoded by the coding sequence ATGAAGTGGACCGGGCTGATCGCGCTGGCATTGTGCCTGATGGGGCCGGCGCAAGCGCAATTGCTGCCGCAGTTGCCGCGCGTCGGCGGGGTGGTCGATCGCGTGAACGGTGTGTTGCCCAAGGTCAGCGAAAGGCTGGGCGATGCGCAATCGCTGGTGCGCGCGCAGACCGATCGCGTGCGCGATCTGGTGCGGCGACACCCCGACCGCGTGGCGATCGATCCCGAAGGTAACGCCGTGCGCGCAAACGAACTGATCGTGCTCGACGCCGACGAGACGGTGACGCAGGCGGCGACGGCACGCGGCTTTCGCCTCATCGAGCGAATCGAATTGGACGAGCTGGGCGTCGGCTATGCCCGCTTCGCGACGCCGCGCGGCATGGGGCTGGCGCGTGCGCTCAAGCAATTGCGCGCGGTCGCGAACGGGCGCGAGGTCAGCGCCGATCCGCTTTACTTCGCGAGCGGTGGGGTGGGCGCGCCGGCCACCGGCAGCGCGATTCAGGCCGGCGGCGCGAAGGGGCGGATCGGGATCGTCGATGGCGCGGTGCCGCCGGGCACGCCTGGTCTCGCGCGTCAGCAGAGCTTTGCACAGGGCGGTCCGCGTCCGAACGATCATGCCGCAGCGATCGCCTCGCTGCTGACCGGCGGCGGCGGGGTTCGGGCGAGTGCACCCGGCGCGCGGCTCCATGTCGCGGACGTCTATGGCGGCGATCCGGCCGGCGGCAATGCGGCCGCGATCGGACAGGCGCTGGCGTGGATGACGCGCGAGCGCGTGCCGGTGGTGGTGGTCAGCCTCGCCGGACCGCGCAACCCGCTGCTCGGCCGCATCGTCGCGGCGGCGCGGCGGCTGGGCACGGTGATTGTCGCCGCGGTCGGCAATGACGGCCCGGCGGCGAAACCGGCTTATCCGGCCAGCTATCCCGAGGCAATCGCGGTGACTGGCGTCGATGCGCGCGGGCGGGTGTTGATCGAGGCCGGGCGCGCCGCGAAGCTTGACTATGCCGCGCCGGGCGCGGACTTGCTCGGGCTGGGCTTGGACGGCAAAGCGCGTAAGCTGCGCGGCACCTCGTTCGCCGCGCCTTTCGTCGCCGCGCGGTTTTCGGCGCAGTTGGGCGAGGACATTGCCGGCGCGCTGGCGGGGCTCGATCGGGAGGCGAAAGGGCGCGGAAAGCGCGGGCTGGGGCGCGGCGTGCTGTGCGGCGACTGCGCCACGCGGCCGCGCTGA
- a CDS encoding anti-sigma factor: MTIDPETLMAHADGQLDPIEARRVEQAIAADPALAEQVERHRVLAASLRDAFASVERAPVPANVETLLRESSKVVPLTRRSPRNERPFWIGAVAASLIAGLFAAPLVMPRSDLAIENGRTLARGDIARALDTQLASTQTDATTVRIGVTFRDKAQRLCRSFERGATGGIACASGKDWQVERLYGGMAARGAEYRQAGSPAAELMADAQAMMAGEPLHAAAEAAVIGERSR, encoded by the coding sequence ATGACGATCGATCCCGAAACGCTGATGGCCCATGCCGATGGCCAGCTCGACCCGATCGAAGCAAGACGCGTCGAGCAGGCCATCGCTGCCGATCCTGCGCTGGCAGAGCAGGTTGAACGTCATCGCGTACTCGCCGCTTCGTTGCGCGACGCCTTTGCCTCCGTCGAACGCGCGCCAGTGCCGGCGAACGTAGAGACACTGCTGCGCGAGTCATCAAAGGTCGTGCCGCTCACCCGACGCTCCCCGCGCAACGAGCGCCCCTTCTGGATCGGCGCGGTCGCGGCCAGCCTGATTGCCGGGCTGTTCGCCGCGCCGCTGGTCATGCCCCGCAGCGATCTCGCGATCGAGAACGGCCGCACGCTCGCCCGCGGTGACATCGCCCGTGCTCTCGACACGCAACTCGCCTCGACGCAGACTGACGCCACCACCGTCCGTATCGGCGTTACCTTCCGGGACAAGGCTCAGCGCCTTTGTCGCAGTTTCGAGCGCGGCGCGACTGGCGGCATCGCCTGTGCGTCAGGCAAGGATTGGCAGGTCGAGCGGCTCTATGGCGGGATGGCCGCGCGGGGGGCCGAATATCGGCAGGCCGGTTCACCCGCCGCCGAACTGATGGCCGATGCGCAGGCGATGATGGCAGGCGAGCCGCTTCATGCCGCCGCCGAGGCAGCTGTCATTGGCGAGCGGTCTCGATAG
- a CDS encoding transcriptional regulator yields the protein MRGSEPIDLPARYMDVLILLVQGDGALVTEDRVMHEVWRGVPVTDEALTQAIRALRKALGGSALAPNFIETMRKHGYRFIAPLDLPASDRQPEPTPIFIRDSIIRQTSVAIAGALLAGALVGLVYGFAGAAHFSRDGTVSLLLVIVLVSAVSGGAAGVGIAVGIACHTKSLCTVGIGKCLARHWADSHSARSPT from the coding sequence TTGCGGGGGTCCGAACCGATCGATCTGCCTGCCCGCTACATGGATGTGCTGATCCTGCTCGTGCAAGGAGACGGGGCGCTCGTTACCGAGGACCGCGTCATGCATGAGGTTTGGCGGGGCGTGCCGGTTACCGACGAAGCTTTAACACAGGCGATCCGCGCATTGCGAAAGGCACTGGGTGGCAGCGCCCTTGCTCCGAATTTTATCGAAACCATGCGGAAGCACGGCTACCGCTTCATTGCGCCGCTTGATTTGCCAGCATCGGACCGGCAGCCAGAACCGACGCCGATATTCATCCGCGACAGCATCATTCGCCAGACGTCAGTCGCCATTGCCGGTGCGTTGCTAGCAGGCGCCTTAGTAGGCTTGGTTTACGGATTTGCTGGAGCTGCTCACTTCAGCCGCGACGGAACGGTGTCGCTGTTGCTGGTGATCGTCCTAGTGTCAGCCGTTTCAGGCGGAGCGGCGGGAGTCGGCATCGCGGTTGGAATTGCTTGTCATACAAAGTCCTTATGCACGGTCGGCATTGGCAAGTGCCTGGCGCGGCATTGGGCGGACTCACACTCGGCGCGGTCGCCAACATGA